Proteins found in one Orcinus orca chromosome 11, mOrcOrc1.1, whole genome shotgun sequence genomic segment:
- the P3H3 gene encoding prolyl 3-hydroxylase 3 isoform X5, with amino-acid sequence MFRLLQWLPLLLLLPPPGSPEPPGLAPLSAGAPPQAPDLLYADGLRAYAAGAWAPAVALLREALRSRAALGRARLDCGARCAAEPGAALPASPGPDSGPGAARGAWEPLLLRAALRRAECLTQCGARRLGPGGAARLRVGSALQDAFRRREPYNYLQRAYYQLKKLDLAAAAAHTFFVANPTHLQMREDMAKYRRMSGVRPQSFRDLETPPYWAAYDTGLELLGHQEAALALPWLEEALQESLAQVESCRAGCEGPEEQQKAEEEAEGTGSSGGLYEAIAGHWIGVLRCRQRCVGDTATRPGRSFPVPDFLPSQLRRLHEAHAQVGNLSQAVENVLSVLLFYPEDEAARKALDQYQAQLGEPRPGLGPREDIQRFVLRSLGEKRQLYYAMEHLGASFKDPDPWTPAAFIPEDLREKLREDREKTPWDREPPQPKPLTHWKDVLLLEGVTLTQDARQLNGSERAVLDGLLTPAECGVLLQLAKDAAESGARSGYQGRRSPHTPHERFEGLTVLKAAQLARAGVVGSQGAQLLLEVSERVRSLTQAYFSPDRPLHLSFTHLVCRSAIEGEQAQRMDLSHPVHADNCVLDPDTGECWREPPAYTYRDYSGLLYLNDDFQGGHLFFTEPNALTVTGPSLELHPPWPARRRSVLAADASWPSAPAWRIPTACGP; translated from the exons ATGTTCCGGCTCCTCCAGTGGCTGCCGCTCTTGCTGCTGCTGCCTCCCCCGGGGTCCCCCGAGCCCCCCGGCCTGGCCCCGCTGTCCGCGGGGGCGCCCCCCCAGGCCCCCGACTTGCTCTACGCCGACGGGCTGCGCGCCTACGCGGCGGGGGCCTGGGCGCCGGCGGTGGCTCTGCTGCGGGAGGCGCTGCGGAGCCGGGCGGCGCTGGGCCGCGCGCGGCTGGACTGCGGGGCGCGCTGCGCGGCCGAGCCAGGGGCCGCGCTCCCCGCCTCCCCGGGGCCCGACTCCGGGCCGGGAGCGGCGCGGGGTGCCTGGGAGCCGCTGCTCCTCCGCGCCGCGCTCCGGCGCGCCGAGTGCCTGACCCAGTGCGGGGCGCGGAGGCTGGGTCCGGGGGGCGCGGCGCGGCTCCGAGTGGGGAGCGCGCTCCAGGACGCCTTCCGCCGCCGGGAGCCCTACAACTACCTGCAGAGGGCCTACTACCAG CTGAAGAAGTTGGACCTGGCAGCAGCCGCAGCGCACACCTTCTTTGTGGCCAACCCGACGCACCTTCAGATGCGAGAGGACATGGCTAAGTACAGACGGATGTCCGGGGTTCGGCCCCAGAGCTTCCGGGACCTGGAGACGCCCCCATACTGG GCAGCCTATGACACTGGCCTGGAGCTGCTGGGGCACCAGGAAGCAGCATTGGCACTGCCCTGGCTGGAGGAGGCCCTGCAGGAGAGCCTGGCCCAGGTGGAGAGCTGCCGGGCCGGCTGCGAGGGGCCTGAGGAGCAGCAGAAGGCGGAAGAGGAGGCGGAGGGGACCGGGAGCTCAGGAGGCCTGTACGAGGCCATCGCAG GGCACTGGATAGGGGTCCTGCGGTGCCGGCAGCGCTGTGTGGGGGACACGGCCACACGTCCTGGTCGCAGCTTCCCTGTCCCAGACTTCCTTCCCAGCCAGCTGAGGCGGCTGCACGAGGCCCATGCTCAGG TAGGGAATCTGTCCCAGGCTGTGGAAAATGTGCTGAGCGTTCTCCTCTTCTACCCGGAGGATGAGGCTGCCAGGAAGGCTCTGGACCAGTACCAGGCCCAGCTAGGAGAGCCGAGACCTGGCCTCGGGCCAAGAGAG GACATCCAGCGCTTCGTCCTTCGATCCCTGGGGGAGAAGAGACAGCTCTACTATGCCATGGAGCACCTGGGGGCCAGCTTCAAGGATCCC GATCCCTGGACCCCAGCAGCTTTCATCCCTGAGGACCTTAGAGAAAAACTCAG AGAGGATCGGGAGAAGACGCCGTGGGACCGTGAGCCTCCACAGCCGAAGCCCTTGACTCACTGGAAGG ATGTCCTCCTCCTGGAGGGGGTAACCCTGACCCAGGACGCGAGGCAGCTGAATGGGTCGGAGCGAGCGGTGCTAGACGGGCTGCTCACCCCAGCCGAGTGCGGGGTGCTCCTGCAGCTGGCCAAG GACGCAGCTGAGTCTGGAGCCAGGTCTGGCTATCAGGGCCGCCGCTCCCCACACACTCCCCACGAACGCTTCGAGGGGCTCACGGTGCTCAAGGCCGCCCAG CTGGCCCGGGCTGGGGTTGTGGGCAGTCAGGGCGCCCAGCTGCTTCTGGAGGTGAGCGAGCGCGTGCGGAGCCTGACACAGGCCTACTTCTCCCCGGACCGGCCCCTGCACCTCTCCTTCACCCACCTGGTGTGCCGTAGTGCCATAGAAG GAGAGCAGGCACAGCGCATGGACCTGAGCCACCCGGTGCATGCAGACAACTGCGTCCTGGACCCTGACACCGGGGAGTGCTGGCGGGAGCCCCCAGCCTACACCTACCGAGACTACAG cggACTCCTCTACCTCAATGATGACTTCCAGGGTGGGCACCTGTTCTTCACAGAGCCCAACGCCCTCACCGTCACG GGCCCCTCCCTGGAGCTGCATCCGCCATGGCCCGCCAGGCGCAGGTCCGTCCTCGCTGCGGACGCCTCGTGGCCTTCAGCTCCGGCGTGGAGAATCCCCACGGCGTGTGGGCCGTGA